One part of the Prunus persica cultivar Lovell chromosome G5, Prunus_persica_NCBIv2, whole genome shotgun sequence genome encodes these proteins:
- the LOC18777789 gene encoding beta-carotene isomerase D27, chloroplastic isoform X1 produces MVVLSLQPVQFSTPKHMLLCRPGSTGYPIRCGIAEPSGEPAPMGQKTKYNDGFFEKGFMTLFARKMKKFAAPVKARTETKEKAWWEYDYESFVDVSKRVMQGRSRVQQQQVVREVLLSMLPPGAPAQFRKLFPPTKWAAEFNAALTVPFFHWLVGPSEVVEVEINGVKQRSGVHIKKCRYLENSGCVGMCVNMCKFPTQDFFTNEFGLPLTMIPNFEDMSCEMVYGQVPPPFEEDPVSKQPCFTDISMRLSAGSIATPSSSVCPKLQA; encoded by the exons ATGGTGGTTCTAAGCCTTCAACCTGTCCAATTTTCTACCCCTAAACACATGTTATTATGTAGACCTGGCAGTACTGGTTATCCCATCCGATGTGGGATTGCAGAGCCATCAGGAGAGCCAGCTCCCATGGGACAAAAGACCAAGTACAATGATGGGTTTTTTGAGAAGGGATTTATGACACTGTTTGCTCGCAAAATGAAGAAGTTTGCAGCTCCAGTGAAGGCCAGGACTGAGACTAAGGAGAAGGCATGGTGGGAATATGACTATGAGAGCTTTGTGGATGTCTCTAAGAGAGTGATGCAGGGGAGGTCTAGAGTTCAGCAGCAGCAAGTAGTTCGAGAGGTGCTCTTGTCTATGCTGCCTCCAGGTGCGCCTGCTCAG TTTAGGAAATTGTTTCCACCAACAAAATGGGCAGCTGAATTCAATGCTGCATTAACAGTGCCTTTCTTCCACTGGTTGGTTGGGCCTTCTGAG GTTGTAGAAGTTGAGATAAATGGGGTGAAGCAAAGAAGTGGAGTCCATATAAAGAAATGCAG GTACCTGGAGAACAGTGGGTGTGTTGGAATGTGTGTGAATATGTGCAAGTTTCCTACTCAAGATTTCTTCACCAATGAATTTGGGCTTCCCTTAACCATGATTCCAA ATTTTGAAGATATGAGTTGTGAAATGGTGTATGGCCAAGTTCCACCACCATTTGAAGAGGATCCAGTGTCCAAACAACCATGTTTTACTGATATAT CTATGCGTTTATCTGCAGGTTCCATTGCAACTCCCAGCTCCAGTGTCTGTCCAAAATTACAAGCTTGA
- the LOC109949101 gene encoding zinc finger MYM-type protein 1-like isoform X2 translates to MERFFKRKLSTDSSSLSNPAREVAYNLMHQTTHIETIVIKQTSQARTAYRTCLNASLKCTRYLLRQGLSFRGHDESAQSSNKGNYLELLQFLADHDEKVKAVVLENAPGNLKLIAPSIQKDLVNSCAKETIDLILSDVKDRYFSIMVDEARDVSIKEQMAMVLRYVNDKGQIIERFVGVQHVTDTTSSALKEAIDEFFSSANLSFSKLRGQGYDGASNMRGEFNGLKTKILREQPCAFYVHCFAHQLQLALVAVAKKNIDVNSFFTTANSLVNVVGASCKRRDALRAQYQEELVRAFEDDCLITGRGLNQERTLIRAGDTRWNSHYGTLISIISMFPSVVNVLQMIVDDNPNDSSGEAYKLWREIQSFEFVFHLFVMKAILGITNTLSLAWQKKDQDIVSAMNLVKTCKENLQLMRDNEFEELVEQASSFCYKHDIIVPTMDEEYVIPGRSRRNAPNEDKLSSLSCGDLYSCN, encoded by the exons ATGGAACgattctttaaaagaaaattatctaCGGATAGTTCTTCTCTGTCTAATCCGG CTAGAGAAGTTGCTTACAATTTGATGCATCAAACTACACACATTGAAACAATTGTGATCAAGCAAACAAGCCAAGCTCGCACGGCTTATCGCACTTGCTTGAATGCATCACTTAAGTGCACTAGGTATTTGTTGCGGCAAGGGCTTTCTTTTCGTGGTCATGATGAAAGTGCACAATCAAGTAATAAAGGGAATTATTTAGAGCTCTTGCAATTTCTTGCGGATCATGATGAAAAAGTTAAGGCCGTTGTGTTGGAAAATGCTCCGGGAAATTTAAAGTTAATAGCTCCTTCAATTCAAAAAGATCTTGTCAATTCTTGTGCCAAAGAAACCATTGATCTTATCTTGAGTGATGTAAAAGAtagatatttttcaataatggtGGATGAAGCACGTGATGTTTCAATAAAGGAGCAAATGGCGATGGTGTTGCGTTATGTGAATGACAAAGGACAAATAATTGAAAGGTTTGTGGGGGTTCAACATGTAACCGACACTACTTCAAGTGCACTAAaggaagcaattgatgaattCTTTTCTTCCGCGAATTTGAGCTTTTCCAAGCTACGAGGACAAGGTTATGATGGAGCTAGCAATATGAGAGGTGAGTTCAATGGCCTTAAgacaaagattttgagagaaCAACCTTGTGCATTTTATGTTCATTGCTTTGCTCATCAACTTCAACTAGCTCTTGTTGCGGtagcaaagaaaaacattgatGTCAACTCTTTTTTCACAACGGCTAATAGTTTGGTTAATGTTGTTGGAGCATCTTGTAAGCGTCGCGATGCACTTAGAGCACAATACCAAGAAGAGCTTGTAAGAGCTTTTGAAGATGATTGTCTTATAACGGGGCGGGGCTTAAATCAAGAAAGGACTCTCATACGTGCCGGCGATACACGATGGAACTCACATTATGGTACGTTGATTAGTATCATTTCTATGTTTCCATCTGTGGTGAATGTGCTTCAAATGATTGTTGATGATAATCCTAATGATAGTTCGGGTGAAGCCTATAAGTTATGGAGAGAAATAcaatcttttgagtttgtgtttcacTTATTTGTAATGAAAGCTATATTGGGAATAACAAACACTTTGTCTCTAGCAtggcaaaagaaagatcaagacaTTGTGAGTGCAATGAATTTAGTGAAAACATGCAAGGAAAACCTGCAGTTGATGAGGGATAATGAGTTTGAAGAATTGGTTGAGCAAGCATCCTCGTTTTGTTACAAACATGATATTATAGTTCCTACCATGGATGAGGAATATGTAATTCCAGGGAGATCACGGCGTAATGCTCCAAATGAAGACAAATTATCATCGTTATCGTGTGGAGATCTTTATTCATGTAATTGA
- the LOC18777789 gene encoding beta-carotene isomerase D27, chloroplastic isoform X2, which produces MVVLSLQPVQFSTPKHMLLCRPGSTGYPIRCGIAEPSGEPAPMGQKTKYNDGFFEKGFMTLFARKMKKFAAPVKARTETKEKAWWEYDYESFVDVSKRVMQGRSRVQQQQVVREVLLSMLPPGAPAQFRKLFPPTKWAAEFNAALTVPFFHWLVGPSEVVEVEINGVKQRSGVHIKKCRYLENSGCVGMCVNMCKFPTQDFFTNEFGLPLTMIPNFEDMSCEMVYGQVPPPFEEDPVSKQPCFTDICSIATPSSSVCPKLQA; this is translated from the exons ATGGTGGTTCTAAGCCTTCAACCTGTCCAATTTTCTACCCCTAAACACATGTTATTATGTAGACCTGGCAGTACTGGTTATCCCATCCGATGTGGGATTGCAGAGCCATCAGGAGAGCCAGCTCCCATGGGACAAAAGACCAAGTACAATGATGGGTTTTTTGAGAAGGGATTTATGACACTGTTTGCTCGCAAAATGAAGAAGTTTGCAGCTCCAGTGAAGGCCAGGACTGAGACTAAGGAGAAGGCATGGTGGGAATATGACTATGAGAGCTTTGTGGATGTCTCTAAGAGAGTGATGCAGGGGAGGTCTAGAGTTCAGCAGCAGCAAGTAGTTCGAGAGGTGCTCTTGTCTATGCTGCCTCCAGGTGCGCCTGCTCAG TTTAGGAAATTGTTTCCACCAACAAAATGGGCAGCTGAATTCAATGCTGCATTAACAGTGCCTTTCTTCCACTGGTTGGTTGGGCCTTCTGAG GTTGTAGAAGTTGAGATAAATGGGGTGAAGCAAAGAAGTGGAGTCCATATAAAGAAATGCAG GTACCTGGAGAACAGTGGGTGTGTTGGAATGTGTGTGAATATGTGCAAGTTTCCTACTCAAGATTTCTTCACCAATGAATTTGGGCTTCCCTTAACCATGATTCCAA ATTTTGAAGATATGAGTTGTGAAATGGTGTATGGCCAAGTTCCACCACCATTTGAAGAGGATCCAGTGTCCAAACAACCATGTTTTACTGATATAT GTTCCATTGCAACTCCCAGCTCCAGTGTCTGTCCAAAATTACAAGCTTGA
- the LOC18776363 gene encoding endoglucanase CX: MAYAATFSLVTQVLGLTLCLLSLCCSAFTPQDYSDALEKSILFFEGQRSGKLPANQRATWRANSGLSDGSSYHVDLVGGYYDAGDNVKFGLPMAFTTTLLAWSVIEFGDSMHNQIENAKDAIRWSTDYLLKAATSTPGALYVQVADPNADHQCWERPEDMDTPRNVYKVSTQNPGSDVAAETAAALAAASIVFKDSDPSYSGKLLHTAMKVFDFADRYRGSYSDSIGSVVCPFYCSYSGYHDELLWGASWIHRASQNSSYLAYIKSNGHILGADDDGFSFSWDDKRPGTKVLLSKNFLEKNNEEFQLYKAHSDNYICSLLPGTSNFQAQYTPGGLLYKASESNLQYVTSTTLLLLTYAKYLRTNGGVATCGSSKVTAETLISEAKKQVDYILGNNPAKISYMVGFGKKYPLHIHHRGSSLPSVHEHPERISCNNGFQYLNSGSPNPNVLVGAIVGGPDSKDSFSDDRNNYQQSEPATYINAPIVGALAFFSANTNPN, translated from the exons ATGGCTTATGCTGCCACATTTTCTTTAGTGACACAAGTTCTAGGCTTAACACTTTGTTTGCTCAGTTTATGCTGCTCTGCCTTCACTCCTCAAGACTACTCAGATGCTCTTGAGAAGTCCATCCTCTTCTTTGAGGGCCAGAGATCCGGGAAATTGCCGGCGAACCAGCGTGCCACTTGGAGGGCAAATTCTGGCTTGTCTGATGGCTCCTCATACCAT GTGGACCTAGTAGGGGGCTACTATGATGCTGGAGATAATGTCAAGTTTGGCCTGCCAATGGCCTTCACAACCACATTACTTGCATGGAGTGTCATTGAGTTTGGTGACTCAATGCATAACCAGATTGAGAATGCCAAGGATGCCATACGTTGGAGCACAGATTATCTTCTAAAAGCAGCCACTTCAACCCCTGGAGCCTTATATGTCCAA GTGGCAGATCCAAACGCGGACCACCAGTGCTGGGAGAGGCCTGAAGATATGGATACTCCGCGCAATGTGTACAAGGTGTCGACTCAAAATCCAGGATCAGATGTAGCAGCAGAGACTGCTGCTGCATTGGCTGCAGCTTCCATAGTGTTCAAAGACTCTGACCCTTCTTACTCTGGAAAATTGCTTCACACAGCCATGAAA gtgtttgattttgcagaCAGGTACAGAGGTTCTTACAGTGACTCTATAGGCTCAGTGGTCTGCCCTTTTTACTGCTCATACTCAGGATACCAT GATGAGCTTCTGTGGGGTGCTTCATGGATCCATAGAGCCTCTCAGAACAGTTCATACTTGGCTTACATCAAGTCCAATGGCCACATCTTGGGTGCAGATGATGATGGTTTCTCCTTTAGTTGGGATGACAAGAGACCTGGAACAAAAGTCCTTCTTTCCAAG AACTTTCTAGAGAAAAACAATGAGGAATTCCAGTTATACAAAGCACATTCAGACAACTACATATGCTCCTTACTTCCTGGAACATCTAATTTCCAGGCCCAATATACCCCTG GAGGACTTCTCTACAAAGCAAGTGAGAGCAATCTCCAGTATGTTACTTCCACAACACTCCTCCTACTCACATATGCAAAGTATCTTAGAACAAATGGAGGAGTGGCTACATGTGGCTCCTCAAAAGTCACAGCAGAAACCCTGATCTCAGAGGCAAAGAAGCAGGTTGACTACATACTTGGTAACAACCCAGCAAAGATTTCATACATGGTAGGGTTTGGGAAGAAATACCCACTACACATACACCACAGAGGCTCTTCTCTGCCATCTGTGCATGAACACCCAGAGCGCATTAGCTGCAACAATGGATTTCAATATCTGAATTCTGGATCACCCAACCCAAATGTGCTTGTTGGAGCCATTGTTGGTGGACCTGATAGCAAAGACAGCTTCTCTGATGACAGGAACAACTATCAGCAATCTGAGCCAGCCACTTACATCAATGCACCAATTGTTGGGGCTCTTGCTTTCTTCTCTGCCAACACCAACCCAAATTAG
- the LOC18776762 gene encoding protein GPR107: protein MSFAPRPFPILLLSLLTTFFSICSAEIRSSSVRSDWRPIIPFDEFGFTHKGRLELNVSKIALSDQPNPNPDLSKVGFFLCTRDSWIHVFQQLEEGDVRCALDSNLVKRVYTFDSLKGGHEFSTVFSETDADQYTLLFANCLQQVKVSMDVKSAMYNLEGKENRRDYLSAGKTILPRVYFFFSLVYAALAGLWIFVLYKKRLTVFGIHFFMLAVIILKTFNLLCEAEDKSYIKRTGSAHGWDVLFYIFSFLKGVMLFTLIVLIGTGWSFLKPFLQDKEKKVLMIVIPLQVIANIAQVVIDETGPFGHDWVTWKQVFLLVDVVCCCAVLFPIVWSIKNLREAARTDGKAAVNLMKLTLFRQYYIVVICYIYFTRVVVYALETITSYRYLWTSVVAAELATLAFYVFTGYKFKPEAHNPYFVIDDEEEEAAAEQLKLEDEFEL, encoded by the coding sequence ATGTCGTTCGCTCCTCGCCCCTTCcccatcctcctcctctctctcctcaccaCTTTCTTCTCTATCTGCTCCGCCGAGATCCGGTCCTCCTCTGTCCGATCCGACTGGCGACCCATCATCCCCTTCGACGAGTTCGGCTTCACCCACAAAGGCCGCCTCGAGCTCAACGTCTCCAAAATCGCCCTCTCGGATCAACCCAACCCGAATCCAGACCTCTCCAAAGTCGGGTTCTTTCTCTGTACCCGAGACTCCTGGATCCATGTCTTCCAGCAGCTCGAAGAAGGCGATGTACGGTGCGCGCTCGATTCGAACCTCGTCAAGCGCGTCTACACCTTCGACTCTCTCAAAGGCGGCCATGAATTCTCCACCGTCTTCTCCGAGACCGACGCCGATCAGTACACGCTTCTCTTCGCCAACTGCCTTCAGCAGGTCAAGGTCTCCATGGACGTCAAATCGGCCATGTACAACCTCGAAGGGAAGGAAAACCGCCGCGATTATCTCTCCGCCGGTAAAACAATTCTCCCTAGGGtttacttcttcttctctttagTCTACGCTGCTCTTGCCGGTTTGTGGATCTTCGTGCTCTATAAGAAACGACTTACCGTTTTTGGAATCCATTTCTTTATGCTCGCTGTTATAATTCTCAAAACTTTCAACTTGCTCTGTGAGGCTGAGGACAAGTCGTATATCAAGCGCACTGGTAGCGCTCATGGCTGGGATGTGTTGTTCTACATCTTCAGCTTCTTAAAGGGTGTCATGTTGTTCACTCTCATCGTTCTGATTGGAACTGGGTGGTCGTTTTTGAAACCCTTTTTGCAAGACAAGGAGAAGAAGGTTTTGATGATTGTGATTCCGCTTCAGGTCATAGCCAACATTGCCCAGGTTGTGATTGACGAGACTGGGCCTTTTGGGCATGATTGGGTTACTTGGAAGCAGGTGTTTTTGCTTGTAGATGTTGTTTGTTGCTGTGCTGTCTTGTTTCCGATTGTGTGGTCTATTAAGAACTTGCGTGAGGCTGCTAGGACTGATGGCAAAGCTGCTGTGAATTTGATGAAGTTGACTTTGTTTAGGCAGTACTACATTGTGGTTATATGCTACATTTACTTTACACGGGTTGTAGTTTATGCATTGGAGACTATCACTTCATACCGGTACCTTTGGACCAGTGTGGTTGCCGCAGAGTTGGCCACGCTTGCTTTCTACGTGTTTACCGGGTACAAGTTCAAGCCGGAGGCACACAACCCGTACTTTGTGATTGATGATGAGGAGGAAGAGGCTGCAGCCGAGCAGCTGAAGCTTGAGGATGAGTTCGAATTGTGA
- the LOC109949101 gene encoding zinc finger MYM-type protein 1-like isoform X1 yields the protein MERFFKRKLSTDSSSLSNPGSSNARPIEVDEILANLQADPGLRTRMADYSPNIRDEIRRAYLQKGPCQPRSYKFPQTNQSGINRRFIAHWFDDHDWLEYSIAKDAAFCLHCYLFKSNFDQVGGDAFTGVGFNNWKKAKERFNLHIGPVGSVHNQAREVAYNLMHQTTHIETIVIKQTSQARTAYRTCLNASLKCTRYLLRQGLSFRGHDESAQSSNKGNYLELLQFLADHDEKVKAVVLENAPGNLKLIAPSIQKDLVNSCAKETIDLILSDVKDRYFSIMVDEARDVSIKEQMAMVLRYVNDKGQIIERFVGVQHVTDTTSSALKEAIDEFFSSANLSFSKLRGQGYDGASNMRGEFNGLKTKILREQPCAFYVHCFAHQLQLALVAVAKKNIDVNSFFTTANSLVNVVGASCKRRDALRAQYQEELVRAFEDDCLITGRGLNQERTLIRAGDTRWNSHYGTLISIISMFPSVVNVLQMIVDDNPNDSSGEAYKLWREIQSFEFVFHLFVMKAILGITNTLSLAWQKKDQDIVSAMNLVKTCKENLQLMRDNEFEELVEQASSFCYKHDIIVPTMDEEYVIPGRSRRNAPNEDKLSSLSCGDLYSCN from the coding sequence ATGGAACgattctttaaaagaaaattatctaCGGATAGTTCTTCTCTGTCTAATCCGGGTAGTTCAAATGCAAGACCAATTGAAGTAGATGAGATCTTAGCTAATCTTCAAGCAGACCCTGGACTAAGAACTCGAATGGCGGATTATAGTCCTAATATTCGGGATGAGATCCGAAGAGCATATCTACAAAAGGGACCTTGTCAACCTAGAAGTTATAAATTCCCACAAACTAATCAATCAGGAATTAATAGACGCTTCATTGCTCATTGGTTTGATGATCATGATTGGTTGGAATATAGTATTGCTAAAGATGCTGCGTTTTGTCTTCATTGTTATCTCTTCAAATCTAATTTTGATCAAGTGGGTGGTGATGCATTCACTGGGGTAGGCTTCAATAATTGGAAGAAGGCGAAAGAAAGATTTAACCTTCATATTGGACCGGTTGGTAGTGTTCACAACCAAGCTAGAGAAGTTGCTTACAATTTGATGCATCAAACTACACACATTGAAACAATTGTGATCAAGCAAACAAGCCAAGCTCGCACGGCTTATCGCACTTGCTTGAATGCATCACTTAAGTGCACTAGGTATTTGTTGCGGCAAGGGCTTTCTTTTCGTGGTCATGATGAAAGTGCACAATCAAGTAATAAAGGGAATTATTTAGAGCTCTTGCAATTTCTTGCGGATCATGATGAAAAAGTTAAGGCCGTTGTGTTGGAAAATGCTCCGGGAAATTTAAAGTTAATAGCTCCTTCAATTCAAAAAGATCTTGTCAATTCTTGTGCCAAAGAAACCATTGATCTTATCTTGAGTGATGTAAAAGAtagatatttttcaataatggtGGATGAAGCACGTGATGTTTCAATAAAGGAGCAAATGGCGATGGTGTTGCGTTATGTGAATGACAAAGGACAAATAATTGAAAGGTTTGTGGGGGTTCAACATGTAACCGACACTACTTCAAGTGCACTAAaggaagcaattgatgaattCTTTTCTTCCGCGAATTTGAGCTTTTCCAAGCTACGAGGACAAGGTTATGATGGAGCTAGCAATATGAGAGGTGAGTTCAATGGCCTTAAgacaaagattttgagagaaCAACCTTGTGCATTTTATGTTCATTGCTTTGCTCATCAACTTCAACTAGCTCTTGTTGCGGtagcaaagaaaaacattgatGTCAACTCTTTTTTCACAACGGCTAATAGTTTGGTTAATGTTGTTGGAGCATCTTGTAAGCGTCGCGATGCACTTAGAGCACAATACCAAGAAGAGCTTGTAAGAGCTTTTGAAGATGATTGTCTTATAACGGGGCGGGGCTTAAATCAAGAAAGGACTCTCATACGTGCCGGCGATACACGATGGAACTCACATTATGGTACGTTGATTAGTATCATTTCTATGTTTCCATCTGTGGTGAATGTGCTTCAAATGATTGTTGATGATAATCCTAATGATAGTTCGGGTGAAGCCTATAAGTTATGGAGAGAAATAcaatcttttgagtttgtgtttcacTTATTTGTAATGAAAGCTATATTGGGAATAACAAACACTTTGTCTCTAGCAtggcaaaagaaagatcaagacaTTGTGAGTGCAATGAATTTAGTGAAAACATGCAAGGAAAACCTGCAGTTGATGAGGGATAATGAGTTTGAAGAATTGGTTGAGCAAGCATCCTCGTTTTGTTACAAACATGATATTATAGTTCCTACCATGGATGAGGAATATGTAATTCCAGGGAGATCACGGCGTAATGCTCCAAATGAAGACAAATTATCATCGTTATCGTGTGGAGATCTTTATTCATGTAATTGA